The window GGCTGAGCTTCCCCGGTTGTCCGAACACCTAACCTGAGGTGACCGATGGTCACCAGGGAGGATGTTCCGATGCCTGCACCACACCCGCCTGAGTTCCGTCAGCGCGCCGTCGAGCTGGCCCGTATGGGCGACAAACCGATCGCTGCGCTGGCCAAGGACCTGGGTATCAGCGAGTCCTGCCTGCGTAACTGGATGGCCCAGGCCGACGCCGACGAGAACGGTTCGGCTACGAAGCTGACCAGTGCGGAGAAGAAGGAACTTGCCGAGCTGCGCCGGAAGAACCGGCAGCTTGAGATGGAGAATGAGATCCTGAAACGCGCGGCGGCGTACTTCGCGCGGGAGAACATCCTCCCAAAGTAACCTTCCCGCTGGTCTGTGAACTTGCCGCGGAAGGTATCGACGTCGCGGTGGCCTGCCGGGTATTGAACGTGTCCCGGGGCTGCGCGCGTGACGACCGCTTGGACTGTAAGAATGACCAACTATGCCGTCGAAGATCGAACTGCTGTGGCCTACTCGCGCCGACGCTCAGCTGCGCGCCGAGGTCCACCGCGTACTGCACGACGTCGCTGCGAGCGGAGGCGCCATCGGCTATCTATCGCCGCCTACAAGTGCCGAGGTCGTAGCCTGGTTGGACGAGGTACTTGATGCTGGGCGCGCTGGGACCGCAGCTCTTGCGGTCGCGCTCGTCGACCGGCGCGTCGGAGCCATCGGCCTCTGGAGGCGTCGACTCGACGCTGTGTTTGCGCACTCCGCTGACATCGAGAAAGTGATGGCTCACCCCCAGGCACGTGGGCTGGGGCTCGGCAGCTTGATCGTCACTGCTCTCATCGACAGTGCGAGGAAGGCCGGAATCGAGACCTTAGCGCTCGGAGTCCGCGGTAATAATCATGGCGCAATTGAACTCTACGAGCAGCTCGGATTTCGCGAGTGGGGTCGGCAGCCTAACGTCATCGAAGTTGGCAACGACCGATATGACGACGTGCGCATGTCTCTCGACCTCGGCCGTGGCCAGAATGTCGTGCTCCGCGGATCTGAGTGTGGTGGCCCCGGCTCGTCACCTCGCAGATGAAATGCTCTGCAGCAATGAACGAACTATCAATGATCTCTTTTGTTGAGATCGTAGGTCTGATGCGCCCCGGGTCTGGTGCAGGTCTCGTTGTCTGTCACCGAGCCCGGACAGGCTCGAAGGACTGATCGGAACGTGACGCTTGGTGGCCGGCTTCGGTCTGGGCTGGAGTGCGCTGGCCGAGATCGCCGTGGACACGGCGATGGTTGTACCAGTCGACATATTCGGCCACGGCGATCTCAACATCGCGAACTGATTGCCAACCACGACCACAGGCAACAGGGTTATGGATCAACTCTCCCTTGAACAGTGAATTGAATGCCTCGGCCATTGCGTTATCGTAGGAATCTCTGCGCGAACCGACCGAGGCGACCACTGCTGATTCCGCCAAGCGCTCGGTATAACGAATAGCTCGATATTGAACTCCGCGATCGGAATGATGGACAAGTCCGGTCACGTCTTGTCCGGCCCGTTTCCTGGCCCAGATCCCCATCTCCAGCGCGTCCAGGGCGATATTCGTGTGCAACGAGGTCGACACCTGCCAGCCCACGACCATTCTCGAGAACACATCGATGACGAACGCGGCATACACCCACCCCGAAAACGTCCGGATATAGGTGATGTCCGCTACCCAGAGCCGGTTCGGCCGGTCGGCAGTGAAGCGGCGGTCGACCAGGTCCGCCGGCGAAGGCGAGGCAGCAGCGATAGTGGTCCTGGGCCGCCTGCCTCGCCGCAGGCCCTGCAGGCCCTTCTGGCGCATCAGCCGCTCGACCGTGCAGCGAGCCACGCGGATTCCCTCACGGTTGAGTTGCGCGTGTACTTTCCGCGCTCAGTAGACGCCGTAATTCTCGCGGAACACGCGCTCGATCGCCGTGAGCAGTTCCGCGTCCCGCACGGCACGTTTCGACGGTGTGCGCTTCTTGGCTGCCCAGAAGGTTCTCGGGGCGATCCGCACATCCGCATCGTTCAAGACTGCGCAGATCGACTCGACCCCGAAATTCTTCCCCTCGACAACCCGCTCGCGGTGGCCGTCGATATAGTCGACGACCACCGCGAGCGGAACCTCCCGCCGAGGCGTGGAATCGTCAGGCGCTACTTGATTTTGCGGTCGAGCTCCGCAGCGGCGAAAAACGCTGAGGCCGTCTTCAAGATCTCGTTCGCCCGCCGCAACTCGCGCACCTCGCGTTCCAGCTCGGCGATCCGCACGGCATCATCGCTCGTGCGGCCGGGCGCCGTGCCGGCGTCGATCTCGGCGCGCTTGACCCACGTCCGCAACGCCTCCGGGTGCACGTCCAACTGGCCTGCGACCCGGCGGATCGCCGCCATCCGCTGACCCTCGGCCATGATCGCGTCCAATGCCATCCGCGTCGTCCGCTCACGCAGCTCGTCGCTGTACTTCTTCGGTGCCGGCATGCTCTGCATCCTCCCTGAGATCAGAGCCTGGACAGAACCCGGGGCGCATCACCAGTGGCCAGACGAACCCGCCGACCACGTCGTAGAACGGACCGTCGAGCGGAGCCATCGCCCACCGGAACGGCGGCACGGTCAGCACGGCCGATGCGGCTTCCGTCGCGACGGCCAGGACGGTGACGACGACCGTCAGCGTTCGGTTGTTCGGGCGAGCTGGCTGGTTGTCCACGAGGTGATCATCGGCGTTGCCTGCGCGGCGGTGCAGCCGCCGTTCGAGTGGGCTGGCGGCGCTGTTCAGTCGAATGCTGCGCCGGGCCGCCCTCGTCGGACGTCGGTCACCACCGCAGTGACCGTCGCGTAATGCTGTGAACGCCTCTTCGGAGCTGCCAGCCCAGGCAGCAGCATGATCAAGCTCTTGGCCTGCGTGGTGACCGGCTGGTGGCGACACGTCCCTCAGGTGTTCCATTCGACGGGCCGCTCAGCCCGGGATTCGCCCCGACTGCGCCGGCCTCGGCCACAGCCATGGGGCTGGGCTGTCGGCCTCAAGCCCAGTCGGTCCGGGATGCGAATTTTGATCGGGTCAGTCACCGACGAAGGAACGCCCAGAACGACGTTGAGCAGTCCGGCTGACTAGGTTGCGGCGGCGTAGCCGGGGAGCGGACCCTGTCCTCCAGGGGTCGTTGAGGAGGTTGCGATGGCTCGACAGGGTGGCGTGTACAAGCGTTGCAGCTGCAAGGATGCGGTTGACGGACACCGGCTCGGTGTCCGCTGCCCGCGGCTGGGCGAACGTGGCCATGGTTCGTGGTACTTCTCGCTGGAGCTGCCGGTGGGCCGCGATGGGCAGCGGCATCGGGTGCGGCGTGGCGGGTTCCCGTCGCGTGCTGCCGCGGAACAAGCGCGGGGGTACCTGCTCGGCGACGATATCGACCCGGCCACGGTCGTGGTCACCGTCGGGCAGTGGCTGGATATCTGGTTGGAGATGCGCCAGAACCTGAGCTTCTCCACTCGGCGGCTCTATACCCAGCACGTTCGCGACTACCTCAAGCCCTATCTGGGGAGTGTTCCGTTGCGGTCGTTGACGGTCGCGCGGGTGCAGGCCATGTTCGCGGCGTTGATCCGCACTAACTCGAGCCGCGCCCGGCCCTTGTCTTACGCGACGCTGCAGCGCATCCGCGGCGTTTTGCATGCCGCGCTCAACGGTGCGATCCGCCGGGGACTGCTCGATCGGAACCCGGCGCATTGGGTCGAGCTTCCCTCCGGGCGTCGGCCGCGTGCTGTGGTGTGGACCGAAGGCGGGGAAGCGCATTGGCGCCAGACCGGCGAGCGCCCGGCCGTGGCGGTCTGGACTGTGACGCAGACTGCGGCGTTCCTGGAGAGTAGCTTCGAGCACCCGTTGCATGTGCTGTACCTGCTTGTCGCGCTGCTTGGGCTGCGTCGGGGTGAAGCGGCGGGGTTGCGGTGGCGGTGGTGCGATATCGATCTGGACGCCCGAGTGCTGCAGGTGTCGCACCAGGTGCAGGACCATAATGGCCGGACCGTGATCTGTCCGCCGAAAACTGAGAGCAGCGTCCGTGTCCTCGCACTGGACAGTATTTCGGTATCTGCGCTGCGATCTTTGCGTGCCGAGCGGAGACGTCGGCTGCCGGCTGGTGCGGCGTTGACCGGGTTCTTGTTCGTCAACCGGTACGGGAATCCGATGAGTCCGGGCTACGTCACCCACGCGTTCCGCAGGCTCGTCGCTGAGGCGGATCTGCCGCCGGTTCGGCTGCATGACCTTCGTCATGGTGCGGCGAGCCTGTCGCTAGCCGCTGGGAATGACCTGAAGGTGGTGCAGGCGATGCTGGGGCATTCGAGCATTGTGCTGACCGCCGATACCTACACCAGTGTGCTGCCCTGCCTGGCGCACCGGGCCGCCGAAGCCACCGCCAATCTGGTCATGAAAGCGGCACGACGGACGGCGAAGAAGGTCCGCCGCCACTCCCGGAAAGCGACACGTCACTACGGGACGAAGAAGAACCGCAGGCCTGGGTCGACGCGGAAGTCGGCTCGCAAGATCCGTGTGTAGAAAGGCCTCCCCCGCGCCAGCTGCTCTGAGAACCTTGAGAAGATCGTCGACGCAGCCGAACCGCCTACAAGGGAGATGGAGACCGTAGATCGAAGCGAGTCGTAGTTGACCGTCGGCGGCAGTCCCCAACCCAGCTCGTTGATCACTCGCGGCCCGAATTTGCAATAGTGAACGGATGGCCGCCTTGTGCCTGATTTCGGCTCCACGAGATGTCAGAGGCGTTGAGACGGTGGAAATCGGACGTCGCCGCCGCGGCTACGCCCTATGGGCGTCCTAAGAGGACCGGGTGCCCCGCGGGGCCGGCCGCATTCGGTCTCCCGCTGGTCCCACCCATGATCGAAGCCCACCGGCAAGGTCCTCGTGATCAAGGATACCCGCAGGTGGGCTTCGGTTCAGAGAGGTGCGCCATCAGGGACTCGAACCCCGAACCCGCTGGTTAAGAGAACGCGTTTTGGGCTGTCGGGCGGTGCCGAGTGATGTCGGACAAGACCTTTTCGACTGGTCACCGGCCATCACTTGTATCGGACTATACCGCATTCTGTCGACGGGTACGAGACCTCTCGGGCACTTCTCGGGCACGTCCGTGCCGGATCTTGTCGAGATGTTCGTGCAGGTCGACCGTGGTTCGTAGTGTGGACGCCGGGGCAGGTTGGTTGCTGTGTTGAGCCCGAGCGAGGGGACGCGGCCCAGTCCTGTCAGTGGTCACGCTGATCGTGGGGATCATCGTGGCTCTGACCTTCTTGTTCGGTTCGGGAACGTGCTTACGTTGACCCTCCGGCTGGTGGTACCGGCCTGGGCTGCGCCGCTGGTGGCGCCTGCGGTGGATCTGTCGGTGGTCGGGCTGCTGCTCGCGATTCGGTCCCTGTCGGTGCGGGGCGTTCCTGCTGAGGTGATCCAGCTGGCTCGGCGGCTGCTGTTGGCCTCGAGTGTGGTGACGTTGGCATTCAACGTCGCGGAGCCGTTGATCGCCGGCGAGGTGGGAAGGTCATTGTTCGATGCTGTCGGCCTGCTGTTGCTGATTGGCTGGTCGGAGGTGGGACCGGTCCTCACACAGATCCGTTCTCTGACGCAGATCCCCGTTCTCCGACCGGGTGTTGGCGCTCTGCAGCTGGTCGGCGAGTTCAGTCGCGCCGAAACCGCGCACCATCGCGATAAAGCGGTCGACGATCTCATAGCTCTGACCTGGTGTCAGCCGGCCAAAGAAATCGATAACCGCCTGAGTGATGACCACGGGCCTGGCCTGCTCATGCCACTGCGCCACCTCAGCCACAAGATCGCCTCGGTCGAGCACACCGGCTAGCTCACCCAGCCGCGAGGATTTCTCTAGGAGTGTGTAGATGCGCGCGGTGGCGGGGTCGGCGAGGCATTCGTCGCGGATGAACTGGGCTCGAGCGCGCGCTTGCTGTCTGGCGAGTTCGTCGAGTTCGAGGTCGTGGCGCATCCTCTGCGCGTCGCGGGCTTGCTCGGCGGCATCGTCGTCGAGGGTGACCCGGGAGTAGACGTCGCTGATTCGGACATGTTTGGTCGACAGGGAGGTCAGCTCGGCCAGTTCGCTGGCGATCGTGTGCTGCAGGTAGTTGCAGCGCAGCGCGCTGACGCCCGCAGCCGCTGGCCGGATGATTCGGTCGGCGGCTGGGACGACGAGGTCGAGCGGGTCAGGGGGCAGTTGGCCGCGCCGTGTTGAGACACGCGCCCGGACGGTCAACGCCACTTTGAATCCGATGCCCTTGTCGGCGCTTGGGTAGTAGTCGCGCCCCACGTAGTCCCGCAGGCTGTCCCAGCGCGCCACGCTCCAGTTCATGCCACGTGATCCGTTCCGCCGGCACTGTCGTCGCCGGTGAGCCGGCGGGAGAAGTCGCCGTCGAAGAGCTTGCTTAGACGGAGGTAGATGTCGTTGCGTTCGGTGGTGTCGGTGCCGTCGGAGGCTTCGAGCCACGTGAACAAGTAGTGGCGCAAGCGTTCGCGCGGTGAGATGACGCCGGGTTCTTCAGGGTGGTTTACCGCGTTGCGAAGGAGACTGAGCACGTCATCTTGCAGTTGGTGTTGCCGCAGTGCGACGTCGAGCCATTGGTGCACGGTCGCGAGGACGAGTTGTTCGGCTTCTTTGCTGCCCTGCGGTGATAGCAGCACTGACCAGCCTGTTGCCAGGTCCGCGGCGGAGGGAGTGAAGCCGGCTTGGTCGCCTCGGGCGAGGAGCGTGGGTGTGATCTGGTCGTGGTCGGTCTTCGCGGCGAGCGCGCTGAACGCTCGGTAGGCGACCGAGGTGGTGGCCGGGTTTTCACACCAGCCGATGACTGTGTCGAAGAGTGTCTCGCGCACGGATGTGTCGTCCCACAGGGTGATCACGCTGCGTTGGACAGCCTGTTCGATCTCCGGGTCGGCGATAGCGGCGACATGCTTGAGCCTGCGCAGCGCCTTGCCGGTGTGGCGGCGGCCGAATTCAAGGCCGCAGACTTCCGCGACTGCGAGCAATAGTCAAGACCTGTGGATGAAGATCTTTTAGGCGGCTGCGGGTGGGGTGTGTTCGGTGGGGCGTTCGACGAGTTTGCCTGCCTCGAACCGTGCGCCGGCACGGACGAGGGCGACCAGGTGGGGCGCGTTGACCGCGCGCCAGCGAGCCTGGGCCGCTTCGATGAGCTTGAATGCCATCGCCAACCCCGCCGCGCGGGAGCCAGGACCCTTGGTGACCTTGGTGCGGTGCCGCACGGTGGCGAAGGTTGACTCGATCGGGTTCGTGGTCCGCAGGTGGATCCAGTGCTCGGCCGGATAGTCGTAGAACGCCAGCAGCACGTCAATGTCGTCGGTGATCTTGGCGGCGGCCTTGGGGAACTTCGCGCCGTAGGCGGCATCGAACGCCTTCACCGCGTCCAGGGCGTGCCGGCGGTCTTCGGCGTTCCAGATCTGCGCGAGGGCCTTCTTCGCCCCGGGATGCGCGGACTTGGGCAGCGCCGCCAGCACGTTGGCGATCTTGTGGAACCAGCAGCGCTGCTCCCGGGTCTCGGGAAACACCTCCCGCAGCGCGCCCCAGAACCCCAGTGCCCCGTCGCCCGCGGCCAGCACCGGGGCACGCATCCCGCGGCGGCGGGCATCGCGCAGCAGATCCGCCCAGGACTCGGCCGACTCGCGGTACCCGTCAGCCAGCGCGACGAGCTCCTTGCGGCCGTCGGCGCGCACCCCGATCATCACCAGCAGGCACAGTTTCTGCTCTTCCAGGCGGATGTTGACGTGGATCCCGTCCGCCCACAGATAAACAAAGTCCACAGTGGACAGATCACGTTCGGCGAAGGCGCGTTGTTCGGCCTTCCACTGCTCGGTCAGCTTCGTGATCACCGGACCCGACAGGCCCTTCGCCGACCCGAGGAACTGACCCAGCGCCGGCACGAAGTCCCCCGAGGACAGGCCGTGCAGGTACAGCAGCGGCAGCACCTCGGTGATCTTCGGGGTCTTGCGTGCCCACGGCGGCAGGATCGCCGAGGAGAACCGCTCGCGTTCGCCGGTGTCGGGGTCGATGCGCTTGTCGTTGACCCGCGGCGCGGTCACCTGCACCGCGCCCGCGCTGGTCAGCACCTCGCGCGGTTCGTGGTGACCGTTGCGGACCACCAGGCGGTGCCCGTTCTCATCACGCTCGCCGGCGAACCGGGCGATATAGGCCTCGACCTCGGCCTGCAACGCCTCGGCCAGCATCCGCCGCGCGCCTTCACGCACCAGCTCATCGATCACCGACGACACGGACGAGCCGCCCGCCGCACCATCATCACCAGCAGCAGGATCAGGGACTACGCTCAGCATCGGGTCGTACCTTCCCGGCCGACGTTGGCGCGTCGGCCATGCTTGGAAACCTCAACCGGTCACCGGGAAGGTACGCCCCCTTCCCAGCCATCCACAGGTTTCAAGCATTGCTCCGCGACTGCTCGCCACAACGCGAGGTCTTTTCTCCTGGTCACCCAGTTCAGGAGCATAGAGTGGATGTAGCGGTGGGTGCTCGACTGCGTTGCTGCTTCGTCGAGCGCGGCGACGAAGACCTGCCACAGGAGTGTCGAGTCATACCAGGTGCTGGCGAGTTTAGCGAGCGGTTCTGGGCGTTGCTGCCGTGCTGCCCAGTGGACGGCGAACCGGGCGATGCGAGCGGCCAGCTCTTGCTGCTGCCCGCTAGTGAGGGATTCGAACGTGCTGCGGTGTGTGTCGGTGGGCGCTTCGGCGAGCCAGGTGAGGAAGGTCTGGCGGGAGAATGGCCGGTCGGTCCAGAAGTAGTGCAGTGCGGCGTCATCCCAGCCGTCGTGCCGGAACACGACGGTGTCGTCGTCGGCGAGGTCAGCTTCGATGGCGTCGACGAGTTCGATGATGCCGGGCGCGCTGAGGGCGGCGAGATCGGGTTGCTGCTTGCCGCTGAGCTTGCCTTCCAGTTTGCTGGCCAAAGCGTAGACGTATGCTCCAGGCGCGGAGGGCAGCGCGGCTGCGGCGAGCAGGAAGCTGCGTTGGAGGCTTGTCCGTTCTCGCTGCCGGTGCCAGGACAGCAGTTGCTTGCGCCAGTTCCTCCTGGCCTCAACTACGGTCTGTACCCGGCGAGCGAACCACCGGTCGCCGCCGTCGGCGAGTTCGGCGTGATCTGCTTCTTCCTCAGTCTCCTGAAGAGCGACCAGCTGGCCTGGGGTCGCGTGTGCTGCTGAGCGGATCAACTCGACGATGTCGAGCACTTCAGCTGGGGGTTGATCAGCGAGCAGGGCCTTGATTTTATCCGCAGCCAGCCAACGTTCGACGTCCAGCGCGGGATCTTGAACGGCGAGGGCTCTGCGTACGATCTCCGTCGGCACCGCGCCGCCGATCTCGGCTGCCAGGGTCGAAACGGTCTCATCGACGCAAGCAGTCCACTGCTCGGGGCTCATCAAAAAGATCAGCCAACATTGGCGGCGGTTGAGTTCGGCCTCGAGCTGGGTGAGCGTCATGCGGAACAATCGCGAGCGAAGCGTGAAGCCTTCTTCGTCGGGTGGAACCTCGACGACGTAGGCCCAGTTGCGGTGAGCTGGGGGCAGGCGGTCTATCGGGAAGGTTTCGCCGCCGCCGAAGTGCAGTGCGCCGACGTTGACCTGCCGTTGGCTTTCTTCGCGGATTGTGGCGAGCAGCGCATGGGCGATCATGGTGCGCCCGGTGCCCGGCTGGCGGGCGAGCACGAGCAGCCGACGCCCGTCGCGCCAGCGGGCGTAGGTTTCGTCGAACTCGTCAGGCGGGGCGAACAGCCGGAGGGTGAGGTTGAGGTAGGCGTCGTCGGCGTTGAGGTGCTCGAGTGCCGCTTGCACCTTGTTGACGACTTTGACGCCGTTCATTTCACCGAAGTTGAGGTTGCCGGTGAAGGTTGGATGCACCCCGGGGGCACCTGGGGTCTCCGGCACGGGTGTCTCGTCTATGGCGGGTGCGGCGGGTGCGGAAGCCGCTGGTTGCCATGCCGAGAAGCCCTCGTGCGCTGGATGCTGCGGCGTCGGCGTCGGCTGGTCCGTCTCGAACTCCGGGCCAGGGTGCGGCGCTGGTGGTGGCAGCTCGTCGCCAGTTGCGTCGTCGCCGTGGTGGTAGGGGTGGCTCATCCGATCGGCCCATCAATCTCGATGGCGGTGTATTCACCGCCTGGGCGGACGACGCTGTCGTTGAACCTGATGCTGACGTTGGCCTTGTCGGTGATCGCGGTGGCTTTGATGGCGGTGACAGTTCCGTCGATGTCGTCGTTGGTGAACTCGAGATGAACCCCGCGCTGTTTGAGCCCGGTAGCCACGTCGAGCCGCTGCCCGGTCAGTGACTCAATGCGCCGCCAGGCAGAGCCCAATGCGTTGAGTAACTCTTGGTCGGTGGTGTGTGGCTGAGCTCCGTCAACGGTGTACTTGCG of the Amycolatopsis sp. NBC_01488 genome contains:
- a CDS encoding transposase, which codes for MVTREDVPMPAPHPPEFRQRAVELARMGDKPIAALAKDLGISESCLRNWMAQADADENGSATKLTSAEKKELAELRRKNRQLEMENEILKRAAAYFARENILPK
- a CDS encoding GNAT family N-acetyltransferase gives rise to the protein MPSKIELLWPTRADAQLRAEVHRVLHDVAASGGAIGYLSPPTSAEVVAWLDEVLDAGRAGTAALAVALVDRRVGAIGLWRRRLDAVFAHSADIEKVMAHPQARGLGLGSLIVTALIDSARKAGIETLALGVRGNNHGAIELYEQLGFREWGRQPNVIEVGNDRYDDVRMSLDLGRGQNVVLRGSECGGPGSSPRR
- a CDS encoding tyrosine-type recombinase/integrase, with the translated sequence MARQGGVYKRCSCKDAVDGHRLGVRCPRLGERGHGSWYFSLELPVGRDGQRHRVRRGGFPSRAAAEQARGYLLGDDIDPATVVVTVGQWLDIWLEMRQNLSFSTRRLYTQHVRDYLKPYLGSVPLRSLTVARVQAMFAALIRTNSSRARPLSYATLQRIRGVLHAALNGAIRRGLLDRNPAHWVELPSGRRPRAVVWTEGGEAHWRQTGERPAVAVWTVTQTAAFLESSFEHPLHVLYLLVALLGLRRGEAAGLRWRWCDIDLDARVLQVSHQVQDHNGRTVICPPKTESSVRVLALDSISVSALRSLRAERRRRLPAGAALTGFLFVNRYGNPMSPGYVTHAFRRLVAEADLPPVRLHDLRHGAASLSLAAGNDLKVVQAMLGHSSIVLTADTYTSVLPCLAHRAAEATANLVMKAARRTAKKVRRHSRKATRHYGTKKNRRPGSTRKSARKIRV
- a CDS encoding IS256 family transposase, with amino-acid sequence MLSVVPDPAAGDDGAAGGSSVSSVIDELVREGARRMLAEALQAEVEAYIARFAGERDENGHRLVVRNGHHEPREVLTSAGAVQVTAPRVNDKRIDPDTGERERFSSAILPPWARKTPKITEVLPLLYLHGLSSGDFVPALGQFLGSAKGLSGPVITKLTEQWKAEQRAFAERDLSTVDFVYLWADGIHVNIRLEEQKLCLLVMIGVRADGRKELVALADGYRESAESWADLLRDARRRGMRAPVLAAGDGALGFWGALREVFPETREQRCWFHKIANVLAALPKSAHPGAKKALAQIWNAEDRRHALDAVKAFDAAYGAKFPKAAAKITDDIDVLLAFYDYPAEHWIHLRTTNPIESTFATVRHRTKVTKGPGSRAAGLAMAFKLIEAAQARWRAVNAPHLVALVRAGARFEAGKLVERPTEHTPPAAA